In the Pseudomonas sp. ADAK2 genome, one interval contains:
- a CDS encoding N,N-dimethylformamidase beta subunit family domain-containing protein, whose protein sequence is MTHSEIDLPAVIGYVTPLSAQPGELLEFKISSTGDRDMRAKVVRLDCCDPNPHGPGLKSTEVDFGLEQSYRATEQKTHLGSCAIGPLPFLCDARNLTLSLLIKPTLFSTTDQVICSLQNEAGTTGFALALNQGALLLKRLGMPTGQKLDVLLESNRWSHLEICFGLQDVIIRSTPMGSRKTAESSTRLEGLHATLKNCGHLCLAAIWSGHPVDCFNGSIEAPCLRSSSFAATTDTEVLARWSFAKDVHKQTVGDDIDPSRHLNLVNMPMRGVRSSGWTGRNMDWKSAPDEYAAITFHADDLSDCQWSTTLAVRVPAGVPSGVYGLIVDNPSGSDTIPFYVLPGADTPRRKILFLAPTFTYMAYANHARGTFLGALQNRVREWNAYPHNPDVVGAFGYSNYNRHPDGSGITLSSRLRPIMTMRPAYLVYPDENGSGMRGFASDSHLTDWLRAKGFEFDVITDEDLDREGVDALAHYDVVLTGTQPEYHTRRTLEALIAYREGGGKLMYLGGNGFYWKIGRDPNHPHMIEVRRAEGGMRVWASQPGEYYHQLDGEYGGLWRRNGIAPQKVAGVGFTAEGAFEGTYYVRTPESLRTELAFLFKGIPPEQRIGDFGLSGGGAAGFEIDQVCSDLGTPDFVTVIAASEGHGPTFETTFEELLLPGVFDGGPRPYGGIRSNIIYGIDENGGGLFSVGSITFCGSLSHNHYDNNVSRLLENCLRKFLAASSNTDDPPPYSSCSDLSFKK, encoded by the coding sequence ATGACCCATTCAGAAATCGATCTCCCGGCAGTGATCGGCTACGTAACGCCACTGAGCGCACAGCCCGGGGAGTTGCTCGAATTCAAAATTTCCTCGACGGGTGATCGGGACATGCGCGCCAAAGTCGTCAGGCTGGACTGCTGCGATCCCAATCCACATGGCCCTGGCCTCAAAAGCACGGAAGTGGATTTCGGCCTGGAGCAAAGCTATCGCGCGACCGAGCAAAAGACCCACCTCGGATCATGTGCAATCGGCCCCCTGCCCTTCCTCTGCGACGCACGCAACCTGACGCTGTCGCTGCTCATCAAACCCACACTGTTCAGCACCACCGACCAGGTTATTTGTTCGCTGCAGAATGAGGCTGGGACGACGGGCTTCGCATTAGCGCTCAATCAAGGAGCGCTGCTTTTGAAAAGGCTGGGAATGCCCACCGGCCAAAAGCTCGACGTGCTTCTGGAAAGCAACCGATGGAGCCACTTGGAAATCTGCTTCGGCCTGCAAGACGTCATCATCCGTTCGACGCCCATGGGCAGTCGAAAAACCGCCGAATCCAGTACCCGGCTGGAGGGGCTTCATGCCACTCTCAAGAACTGCGGTCACCTCTGTCTCGCTGCAATCTGGAGCGGCCATCCTGTCGATTGCTTCAACGGTTCCATCGAAGCGCCCTGCCTGCGCAGCTCCTCGTTTGCCGCGACAACTGACACTGAAGTCCTCGCGCGCTGGTCTTTCGCAAAGGATGTGCACAAGCAAACGGTTGGAGATGACATTGATCCTTCGCGCCATCTGAACTTGGTCAACATGCCGATGCGCGGCGTGCGGTCTTCGGGATGGACCGGTCGAAACATGGACTGGAAATCCGCGCCTGATGAATACGCAGCCATCACTTTTCACGCCGATGACCTGAGTGACTGCCAATGGAGCACGACCCTGGCAGTACGAGTGCCCGCAGGTGTGCCATCTGGAGTCTACGGCCTAATCGTCGACAACCCGTCAGGCAGCGACACCATTCCCTTCTACGTTCTGCCTGGCGCAGACACGCCCCGCCGAAAAATCCTCTTCCTGGCACCCACATTCACCTACATGGCCTACGCGAATCATGCTCGCGGAACATTCTTAGGCGCGTTGCAAAACCGGGTCAGAGAATGGAATGCCTATCCGCATAACCCGGATGTGGTCGGAGCCTTCGGCTACTCAAACTACAACCGCCACCCGGATGGCTCAGGGATAACCCTTTCGTCCCGGCTGCGGCCGATCATGACAATGCGCCCGGCCTACCTGGTCTACCCCGACGAGAATGGCTCGGGCATGCGCGGCTTTGCATCGGACTCACACCTGACCGACTGGTTGAGAGCCAAAGGCTTTGAGTTCGATGTCATCACTGATGAAGACCTCGACCGTGAAGGCGTCGATGCCCTGGCGCACTACGATGTCGTGCTGACCGGCACGCAGCCTGAATATCACACACGCCGCACGCTGGAAGCCTTGATCGCTTATCGCGAAGGCGGGGGAAAATTGATGTACCTCGGCGGCAACGGCTTCTACTGGAAAATCGGCCGCGACCCAAACCACCCGCACATGATCGAGGTGCGTCGGGCGGAAGGCGGCATGCGAGTTTGGGCCAGCCAGCCCGGCGAGTATTACCACCAACTCGATGGCGAGTACGGGGGGTTGTGGCGCCGTAACGGCATCGCACCTCAAAAAGTCGCCGGAGTGGGCTTCACCGCTGAAGGCGCATTCGAGGGGACGTATTACGTGCGCACCCCGGAATCGTTACGCACTGAATTGGCTTTCCTGTTCAAAGGCATCCCTCCCGAACAAAGAATCGGCGACTTCGGTCTTTCGGGAGGCGGCGCTGCCGGCTTCGAGATCGATCAGGTCTGCTCGGACCTGGGAACCCCGGACTTCGTAACGGTGATTGCCGCCTCCGAAGGTCATGGCCCGACCTTTGAAACCACCTTCGAAGAGCTGCTGCTTCCGGGCGTCTTTGACGGTGGCCCGCGACCTTACGGTGGCATCCGTTCCAACATTATCTACGGCATTGACGAGAACGGCGGCGGCTTGTTCTCGGTCGGGTCCATCACGTTTTGCGGCAGCCTGTCGCACAACCACTACGACAACAACGTATCGCGCCTGCTGGAAAACTGCCTGCGCAAATTCCTCGCGGCTTCAAGCAACACTGATGACCCTCCGCCCTACTCATCCTGCTCCGACCTTTCCTTCAAAAAGTGA
- the lhpH gene encoding trans-3-hydroxy-L-proline dehydratase — MQYERSFATVELHTSGETFRLVTQGLPKVVGATIVERSAWLQKNADHYRRALMLEPRGHKDLYGGFLTEPVSEEADFGIIFLNNMGYSPHCGHGVIALATAAVELGWIERKSPETRVGIDAPCGFIEAFVEWDGNRVGAVRFVNVASFIFERDVTVTTPTFGKVTGDIAYGGATYFYVDGRPHNIAIREKDLSTITQFGYEIKTAVNARGSFIHPEIPEFNDVYGVMVYGDPRHEGSTQANCCVYADRAIDRSPTGSGTAGRVAQLYLRGELSAADALVNESIIGTVFKGRVLSETKVGPLDAVIPEVSGKAHICGFANWIIDETDPLTYGFLVQ; from the coding sequence ATGCAGTACGAACGATCATTTGCCACGGTTGAACTGCACACGAGCGGGGAAACATTCCGCCTCGTTACCCAGGGACTCCCCAAAGTGGTCGGCGCAACCATTGTCGAGCGCAGCGCCTGGCTGCAAAAGAACGCCGACCATTACAGACGTGCCTTGATGCTTGAACCTCGTGGTCACAAGGATCTGTACGGTGGGTTTCTCACCGAACCGGTGAGTGAAGAGGCCGATTTCGGCATTATTTTTCTCAACAATATGGGCTACAGCCCTCACTGCGGGCACGGTGTCATCGCGCTGGCAACGGCTGCCGTTGAATTGGGTTGGATCGAGCGCAAATCCCCTGAGACCCGCGTGGGTATCGACGCTCCTTGCGGGTTCATCGAGGCGTTTGTCGAGTGGGATGGCAATCGGGTAGGGGCAGTACGTTTTGTAAATGTGGCGTCATTCATCTTCGAGCGGGACGTGACGGTGACCACGCCGACCTTCGGCAAGGTAACGGGTGATATCGCTTACGGTGGTGCGACCTACTTTTACGTTGATGGCCGGCCACACAATATTGCCATTCGTGAGAAAGACCTGTCGACGATCACCCAGTTCGGCTATGAAATCAAAACCGCTGTCAATGCCCGAGGCTCCTTCATCCATCCTGAAATCCCTGAATTCAATGACGTGTACGGCGTCATGGTGTATGGCGATCCTCGTCACGAGGGTTCAACCCAGGCCAACTGCTGTGTTTATGCGGATCGGGCGATTGACCGATCGCCGACGGGGTCCGGCACCGCGGGCCGAGTCGCGCAACTCTATCTGCGCGGCGAGCTGTCGGCCGCCGATGCATTGGTTAACGAGTCCATCATCGGAACTGTGTTCAAAGGCCGCGTGCTCAGCGAAACCAAGGTAGGCCCTTTGGACGCGGTCATCCCTGAAGTGAGCGGTAAGGCTCATATCTGCGGCTTCGCCAACTGGATCATCGACGAGACAGATCCACTTACCTACGGTTTTCTAGTCCAGTGA
- a CDS encoding amino acid ABC transporter ATP-binding protein, protein MIKIDDVHKHFGALHVLKGVSLSVNKGEVLSMIGGSGSGKSTMLMCINGLEDIQQGRISVDGIHVHSKKTDLNKLRQKIGIVFQQWNAFPHMTVLENVMLAPRKVLGKSKQEAEAIAVEKLRHVGLGEKLTTFPTRLSGGQQQRMAIARALAMSPDYMLFDEVTSALDPQLVGEVLDTLRMLSHEGMTMIVVTHEMRFAREVSDRVAFFHKGQIHELGTPEQIFDRPEKAETADFLRSVL, encoded by the coding sequence ATGATTAAAATTGACGACGTACATAAACACTTTGGCGCCTTGCATGTTCTCAAGGGTGTCAGCCTGAGTGTGAACAAGGGCGAAGTGTTATCGATGATCGGTGGTTCGGGTTCCGGCAAGTCGACCATGCTGATGTGTATCAATGGTCTGGAAGATATCCAGCAAGGTCGTATCAGTGTCGATGGCATTCACGTCCATTCGAAAAAAACCGACCTCAATAAACTTCGGCAAAAGATCGGTATTGTATTTCAGCAATGGAATGCCTTTCCCCATATGACAGTGCTCGAAAACGTGATGCTCGCCCCGCGAAAAGTCCTGGGCAAGTCGAAGCAGGAAGCCGAGGCGATCGCTGTCGAAAAGCTCAGGCATGTGGGCCTGGGTGAAAAGCTGACGACGTTTCCAACGCGTCTGTCAGGTGGACAGCAGCAGCGGATGGCGATTGCGCGTGCGCTTGCGATGTCGCCGGACTACATGTTGTTCGATGAGGTGACGTCCGCGCTCGATCCGCAACTTGTCGGTGAGGTGCTGGATACATTACGCATGCTATCTCATGAAGGGATGACCATGATCGTGGTCACCCATGAAATGCGATTCGCCCGCGAGGTTTCAGATCGTGTTGCGTTCTTCCATAAAGGGCAGATCCACGAGTTAGGGACTCCCGAGCAGATCTTCGACCGTCCGGAAAAAGCTGAAACAGCTGACTTTTTACGCTCGGTGCTCTGA
- a CDS encoding methyl-accepting chemotaxis protein — translation MTGQLSELVEDMAAQAQRSEQAMDRQRHETDQVATAIHEMSTAAQQVSVSAQGASHAARETSDVGGQARDVVNKSIDSIHSLIEEIGQSSSSLDSLNKDVQLIVGVVDVIRSIAEQTNLLALNAAIEAARAGDAGRGFAVVADEVRALASRTQKSTQEIHGMISLLQKGTQDAMVTMSRSSESGKLTGELANQAGLSLDAISRLIYTINDMNAQIASASEEQTAVAEEVNRSMTHISQAADVVAGDAKNGAQASRNLTDLGNRLGRLVGQFRI, via the coding sequence ATGACCGGGCAATTATCCGAACTGGTCGAAGATATGGCGGCCCAAGCACAAAGGTCGGAGCAGGCCATGGATCGTCAGCGCCACGAGACAGATCAGGTAGCGACCGCCATTCATGAAATGTCCACGGCTGCGCAGCAGGTTTCCGTCAGCGCCCAAGGTGCTTCACACGCAGCGCGAGAAACCAGCGATGTAGGTGGGCAGGCAAGAGATGTCGTCAACAAGAGCATCGATAGCATTCATTCATTGATTGAAGAAATCGGGCAAAGCAGTTCGTCTCTCGACAGCCTGAACAAGGATGTGCAGTTGATTGTTGGCGTAGTAGACGTCATCCGCTCTATCGCAGAACAAACCAATCTATTGGCATTGAACGCTGCCATTGAAGCCGCAAGGGCCGGCGATGCAGGACGTGGATTTGCAGTGGTCGCGGACGAAGTTCGAGCCCTGGCCAGCCGTACGCAAAAGAGCACTCAGGAAATCCATGGGATGATCAGTCTGCTTCAAAAAGGCACTCAAGACGCCATGGTCACAATGAGCCGCTCCAGCGAATCAGGGAAACTAACGGGTGAGCTGGCAAATCAGGCAGGATTGTCTCTGGATGCCATCAGCCGACTCATTTATACAATTAATGACATGAATGCTCAGATCGCCAGCGCTTCCGAAGAACAGACCGCCGTCGCCGAGGAAGTAAACCGCAGCATGACTCACATCTCCCAGGCGGCTGACGTAGTCGCCGGGGACGCAAAAAATGGCGCGCAAGCCTCTAGAAATCTCACTGACCTAGGCAACCGGCTGGGCCGTTTGGTTGGACAGTTTCGGATTTAG
- a CDS encoding DUF1097 domain-containing protein: MSHPGNTTARTGQSKLMFTLFTAVAAATAALAAGSSLLLSLPVWAMFVGWVAFFSRGLTLRDGLVNLGCVLMGIVFGMGAALSIGALSPTFGLFALPIVVFVVAMVVVSLRATRTMNNIVAYFLGLIAYFAAHLAPSLESFFELGGAASLGSFAGWLSHAIQRRLSRNA; encoded by the coding sequence ATGAGCCATCCAGGCAACACCACCGCTCGCACCGGGCAATCGAAACTGATGTTCACGCTATTTACCGCTGTCGCTGCCGCCACCGCCGCACTGGCGGCAGGTTCCAGCTTGCTGCTGAGCCTGCCGGTCTGGGCGATGTTCGTCGGTTGGGTCGCATTCTTCAGCCGCGGGTTGACCTTGCGCGATGGCTTGGTGAACCTCGGTTGTGTGCTGATGGGCATCGTCTTCGGCATGGGCGCGGCGCTGAGCATCGGTGCCCTGTCCCCCACCTTCGGCCTGTTTGCTCTGCCCATCGTGGTGTTTGTCGTGGCGATGGTCGTGGTGTCACTGCGGGCCACCCGGACGATGAACAATATCGTCGCCTACTTCCTCGGCCTGATCGCTTACTTCGCCGCGCACCTGGCACCGTCCCTGGAAAGCTTCTTTGAACTGGGCGGCGCCGCCAGCCTCGGCTCCTTTGCCGGCTGGTTGTCCCATGCCATACAACGACGACTTTCCCGTAACGCCTGA
- a CDS encoding SDR family oxidoreductase — protein sequence MTAQTSKVAIVTGASRGIGAVIAKHLASEGFAVVVNYANSATEASKLVVELRQAGHQAIAVKADVASADDVRRLFDETEAQLGTVSVLVNNAGILKVMPLAQHTDELFDQNFNIHARGTFNTLREAATRLNAGGRIINFSSSTVGMNLPGYAAYIASKAAVESLTQVFAKEMRGRNITVNAVAPGPVATDLFLHGKSEEQIQTFAKMSPLERLAQPEDISRVVSFLAGPDSAWVNGQILRVNGGLV from the coding sequence ATGACGGCTCAAACATCGAAAGTTGCAATCGTCACCGGCGCCTCCCGCGGCATCGGTGCGGTAATCGCAAAACACCTGGCCAGCGAAGGCTTCGCTGTCGTCGTCAACTATGCCAACAGCGCCACCGAGGCCTCGAAGCTGGTGGTCGAATTGCGTCAGGCTGGGCATCAAGCCATAGCGGTCAAGGCCGACGTGGCAAGTGCCGATGACGTACGCCGACTGTTCGACGAAACCGAGGCACAGCTTGGAACAGTGAGTGTGCTGGTAAACAACGCCGGCATCCTCAAGGTCATGCCGCTGGCGCAACACACGGACGAACTGTTCGACCAGAACTTCAACATCCACGCTCGCGGCACTTTCAATACCCTGCGCGAAGCAGCGACCCGCTTGAATGCCGGTGGGCGAATCATCAACTTTTCCAGCAGCACCGTCGGCATGAACCTGCCGGGCTACGCGGCGTACATAGCGAGCAAGGCGGCGGTGGAATCACTGACCCAAGTCTTCGCCAAGGAAATGCGCGGTCGTAACATCACCGTCAACGCCGTGGCACCAGGCCCGGTCGCTACTGACCTGTTCCTGCATGGCAAGAGCGAAGAACAGATCCAGACTTTCGCCAAGATGTCTCCGCTTGAGCGTCTGGCTCAGCCAGAAGACATTTCCCGGGTGGTTTCCTTCTTGGCTGGCCCTGATTCGGCCTGGGTCAATGGGCAAATCCTGCGCGTCAACGGCGGCCTCGTTTGA
- a CDS encoding SDR family oxidoreductase, whose product MKSVILITGASSGFGALTARALADAGHTVYASMRETLSRNASQVAQVQQYADQHQVDLRSVELDVASSQSVEAGVAKIIADCGRLDVIVHNAGHMSFGPAEAFTPEQFAQLYDINVLSTQRVNRAALPQLRKQGRGLVVWVSSSSARGGTPPYLAPYFAAKAAMDSLAVSYASELARWGVETSIIVPGAFTKGTNHFVHSGSPADQARAAEYNEGPYAGVPDQALKGLAALEPEDADVGEVANAIVEIVDMPFGSRPFRRHIDPSEDGAEIVNAMGDRVRAEMFRRIGLEDLLKAAIR is encoded by the coding sequence ATGAAATCCGTCATTCTAATTACCGGTGCCTCAAGCGGTTTTGGTGCACTGACTGCCCGCGCACTCGCCGACGCTGGCCATACAGTCTATGCCAGCATGCGTGAAACCCTGAGCCGCAACGCGTCACAAGTGGCTCAAGTACAGCAGTACGCCGACCAGCATCAGGTCGACCTGCGTAGCGTCGAACTGGACGTCGCTTCAAGTCAATCGGTCGAGGCCGGCGTTGCGAAAATCATTGCGGATTGCGGTCGGCTGGACGTGATCGTTCATAACGCCGGGCACATGTCCTTCGGCCCCGCCGAGGCTTTTACGCCTGAGCAGTTCGCCCAGCTCTACGACATCAACGTATTGAGCACTCAGCGGGTCAACCGCGCCGCACTGCCGCAATTGCGCAAGCAGGGTCGAGGGCTCGTGGTTTGGGTTTCGTCCAGCAGTGCACGCGGCGGTACTCCGCCTTATCTGGCACCGTATTTCGCGGCCAAGGCAGCGATGGATTCGCTCGCGGTGTCCTACGCCAGTGAGTTGGCGCGCTGGGGTGTGGAAACCTCGATCATCGTGCCGGGCGCCTTCACCAAGGGCACCAATCACTTCGTACATTCCGGCTCGCCCGCCGACCAGGCCCGCGCCGCCGAATACAATGAGGGTCCTTACGCCGGTGTACCGGATCAGGCACTCAAAGGTCTGGCGGCCCTGGAGCCGGAGGACGCGGATGTCGGTGAGGTAGCTAACGCCATCGTCGAAATCGTCGACATGCCCTTCGGCAGCCGCCCGTTCCGCCGCCATATCGACCCGTCCGAGGACGGTGCCGAAATCGTCAACGCTATGGGCGACCGGGTGCGGGCTGAAATGTTCCGCCGCATCGGCCTGGAAGACCTGCTCAAGGCCGCTATTCGCTAA
- a CDS encoding amino acid ABC transporter permease: MSYTFQWRPVLESLPDMLSGAVVTLEIATLAMAIGTVLAVLLALAKRSGNKTLSGLASVWIETARNTPALFQIYMVYFGLGSIGVGIDSYYALLLGITFNNAGYLAETFRGGFSAVPETQVRAARSLGMGAAQTLWHIVLPQMLRAVFHAMTNQMVWSILMTSLGTIVGLTSDLTGVTQQLNVTTYRTFEFFFVAACLYYLISKIFTICARLLAWRLFRY, from the coding sequence ATGTCTTATACCTTCCAGTGGCGCCCAGTTCTGGAGTCGCTTCCGGATATGTTATCGGGGGCGGTTGTCACTCTGGAGATTGCCACGCTTGCGATGGCAATTGGTACGGTGTTGGCAGTGCTGTTGGCGCTTGCAAAACGATCGGGTAACAAAACCCTTTCAGGTCTGGCGAGTGTGTGGATTGAAACGGCGCGCAACACCCCGGCACTGTTTCAGATTTACATGGTGTATTTCGGGCTGGGCTCCATTGGAGTGGGTATCGACTCGTACTATGCACTCTTACTCGGTATTACGTTCAACAACGCAGGCTATCTGGCAGAAACGTTCCGGGGCGGCTTCTCCGCCGTCCCGGAAACGCAAGTCCGCGCTGCTCGTTCGTTGGGTATGGGGGCGGCTCAGACGCTATGGCACATCGTACTTCCGCAGATGTTGCGGGCGGTGTTCCATGCCATGACTAACCAGATGGTCTGGTCAATCCTGATGACTTCTCTCGGTACTATTGTTGGTCTGACGAGCGACCTGACGGGTGTTACTCAACAACTTAATGTCACGACTTATCGGACATTTGAGTTCTTCTTCGTCGCTGCTTGCCTGTACTACCTGATATCGAAAATATTCACGATTTGTGCGCGGCTATTAGCTTGGCGCCTGTTTCGTTATTGA
- a CDS encoding transporter substrate-binding domain-containing protein has translation MRINQLILATAFAALGTTAVHADQLDDIISSGKLRCAVELDFPPNGARDKDNKPIGFDVDYCNDLAAALGVKAEIVDTPDPDRIPAVLSGRADVGIAVASDTLERARTIGFSIPYFVFKTIILAREDSGIKSAADIKGHTVGGPAGAYETAALKETVQKFNDPATKLLTYQSQSDSFLALSQKKIDATYTTATIATHVISSGKYPGLKIVGDAPVDPDYCAFLVQRQEQGLLNYVNLFLNRQVRSGRYAELYAKWVGTEGGPAPELTIPGTYR, from the coding sequence ATGCGCATCAACCAACTCATCCTGGCCACGGCCTTTGCTGCTTTGGGTACCACCGCGGTTCATGCAGACCAGTTGGACGACATCATTTCGTCGGGCAAGCTGCGCTGTGCCGTGGAGCTCGACTTTCCGCCCAACGGCGCCCGGGACAAGGACAACAAACCGATCGGCTTCGACGTCGACTATTGCAATGATCTAGCTGCCGCCCTTGGCGTGAAGGCTGAAATCGTCGACACCCCGGACCCAGACCGCATCCCAGCAGTGCTGTCGGGACGAGCCGATGTTGGTATCGCCGTGGCCTCCGACACGCTGGAGCGTGCAAGGACGATCGGCTTCTCGATTCCCTATTTCGTCTTCAAGACCATCATTCTGGCCCGCGAAGACTCCGGCATTAAAAGCGCCGCTGACATCAAGGGACATACGGTGGGAGGCCCGGCAGGGGCGTACGAAACGGCTGCTCTGAAAGAGACGGTGCAGAAATTCAATGACCCGGCAACCAAGCTGCTGACCTATCAGTCCCAATCGGACAGCTTTCTGGCGCTCAGCCAGAAGAAGATCGATGCGACGTACACCACCGCGACAATCGCCACCCACGTGATCAGCTCGGGGAAATACCCGGGCCTGAAGATCGTCGGAGATGCGCCAGTCGATCCCGATTACTGCGCGTTCCTTGTGCAACGCCAGGAGCAGGGGCTGCTTAACTACGTGAATCTTTTCCTTAACCGCCAAGTACGCTCTGGGCGTTATGCCGAGCTGTATGCCAAGTGGGTAGGAACAGAGGGCGGGCCAGCTCCGGAACTGACCATTCCAGGTACTTATCGTTAA
- a CDS encoding LysR family transcriptional regulator, producing MDQVKAMKVFVRIYERSSFTLAAEDLHLPRATLTHTLNQFEAWLGTRLLERSTRKVQPTLDGEAYYQRCVQLLAELEEAELAFRSVAPKGRLRVDLHGTLAKHFVIPALPQFMARYPDIELSISEADRFVDLIAEGVDCVLRAGTLGDSALIGKRVANLRQITCASPAYLRKYGEPQSLADLSHHRAVNYVSRTTAKLFPFEFMVHGELKEVLIEGALSVFGAEIYAASAIAGLGIIQCPHYRIETQIVQGLVKEILTDLPPPPMPVSVLYPHNRHMSPRVRVFVDWLGEVFAEVR from the coding sequence GTGGATCAAGTCAAAGCAATGAAGGTGTTTGTGCGGATTTATGAGCGCAGCAGCTTCACTCTCGCGGCTGAGGACCTGCATCTGCCGCGGGCGACTCTGACCCACACGCTGAACCAGTTCGAAGCTTGGCTCGGCACGCGTTTGCTGGAACGCAGCACGCGCAAGGTGCAGCCGACGCTGGACGGCGAGGCGTATTACCAGCGTTGCGTGCAGTTGCTGGCGGAACTGGAAGAAGCCGAGTTGGCGTTTCGCAGTGTGGCGCCGAAGGGGCGGTTGCGCGTGGACTTGCATGGCACGCTGGCCAAGCATTTTGTGATCCCAGCATTGCCACAATTCATGGCCCGTTATCCAGACATTGAATTGTCAATCAGCGAAGCCGACCGTTTTGTCGACCTGATCGCCGAAGGCGTCGATTGCGTGTTGCGCGCCGGCACTTTGGGGGACTCGGCATTGATCGGCAAACGCGTGGCCAACCTGCGGCAGATTACCTGCGCCAGCCCGGCATATTTACGCAAGTACGGCGAACCCCAAAGCCTCGCCGACCTGAGTCATCACCGCGCGGTGAACTACGTTTCGCGCACCACGGCCAAGCTGTTTCCGTTTGAATTCATGGTCCACGGCGAGCTGAAGGAAGTGCTCATCGAGGGCGCACTGTCAGTATTCGGCGCAGAGATCTACGCGGCATCGGCGATTGCCGGGCTCGGCATCATTCAGTGCCCGCATTACCGAATAGAAACGCAGATTGTCCAAGGGCTGGTGAAAGAGATTCTGACTGACCTGCCACCGCCGCCTATGCCAGTTTCGGTGCTTTACCCGCACAACCGCCACATGTCGCCACGGGTGCGGGTGTTTGTGGACTGGTTAGGGGAGGTGTTTGCTGAGGTGCGATGA
- a CDS encoding amino acid ABC transporter permease, whose translation MFFEGTLAWSDILFLLKGAVVTIAITLAAVGIGTLFGTLFGLIRAGAAWWISSPVGWILDIFRSVPLLIQLVIFNSFNSMFRLHWPTYVVACICLGVYAAALCTEIVRSGVAAVPTTTRRAARSLGLTWRQEVVSITLPIATRIVFPSWIGLALGIMKDTSLVMWIGIIELLRSSQIVTTRLQEPLIILTITGVIYFLMSFPIARLGARLEKRWQIQ comes from the coding sequence ATGTTTTTTGAAGGGACATTAGCGTGGAGCGACATCCTGTTTTTATTGAAGGGTGCTGTTGTCACAATCGCTATTACTTTGGCTGCCGTCGGTATAGGTACCTTGTTCGGTACTTTGTTCGGTCTGATAAGGGCCGGTGCAGCGTGGTGGATAAGTTCCCCCGTCGGCTGGATTCTGGATATCTTCCGTTCGGTGCCACTGTTGATTCAATTGGTGATATTCAATTCGTTCAACAGCATGTTTCGCCTGCACTGGCCAACTTATGTTGTTGCGTGTATTTGTCTCGGGGTTTATGCCGCCGCACTGTGCACCGAGATCGTCAGGAGCGGAGTGGCGGCAGTACCGACGACAACCCGTCGCGCCGCGCGATCACTGGGTTTGACCTGGCGTCAGGAAGTGGTCTCGATCACGTTGCCGATCGCCACCAGGATCGTGTTCCCGAGCTGGATCGGTTTGGCCCTCGGTATCATGAAAGACACTTCGCTGGTGATGTGGATTGGCATTATCGAACTGCTGCGCAGTTCGCAAATTGTCACAACTCGACTTCAGGAACCGCTGATAATTCTGACAATTACAGGCGTGATCTACTTCTTAATGAGCTTCCCCATTGCGAGACTCGGCGCTCGTCTTGAGAAAAGGTGGCAAATACAATGA